Proteins encoded together in one Muntiacus reevesi chromosome 22, mMunRee1.1, whole genome shotgun sequence window:
- the COX18 gene encoding cytochrome c oxidase assembly protein COX18, mitochondrial isoform X3 — translation MLCRLSVRWLRPRPALRVRVLEPSLARAPAGGAKRSALPVWAVASVSTAGPSGAGGWYEALATSAPVQGAEDVLLLAHTASGLPWWGSILLTTVALRGAVTLPLAAYQHYILAKVENLQPEIKNIARHLNQEVAVRAHQLGWSKRVARLTYLKTMRRLVSELYVRDNCHPFKATVLVWIQLPMWIFMSIALRNFSTGAGHSEAGFSVQEQLTTGGVLWFHDLTALDSTWILPVSVGVINLLIVEIFALQKLGKARFQKYVTYFVRALSVLMIPIAATVPSVINRPLLAVLQLHGPFTELAAPFS, via the exons ATGCTGTGCCGGCTCAGCGTTAGGTGGCTGCGGCCCCGGCCTGCCCTGCGAGTCCGTGTCCTGGAGCCATCGCTCGCACGGGCCCCAGCGGGCGGCGCCAAGCGCTCCGCTCTGCCAGTGTGGGCGGTGGCATCGGTCTCCACAGCTGGCCCGAGCGGCGCGGGAGGCTGGTACGAGGCCTTGGCTACGTCGGCGCCGGTACAGGGCGCAGAGGACGTGCTGCTCTTGGCCCACACCGCCTCGGGCCTGCCCTGGTGGGGCAGCATTCTCCTCACCACCGTGGCCCTGCGCGGGGCCGTCACGCTACCCCTGGCCGCCTACCAGCACTACATCCTGGCCAAG GTGGAAAAtttgcagccagaaataaaaaacattgcACGACATCTTAACCAAGAAGTTGCAGTTCGTGCACATCAGTTGGGATGGTCCAAGAGAGTTGCCAG GCTCACTTACCTAAAGACTATGCGGAGGCTTGTTTCAGAGCTCTATGTTCGGGATAACTGCCACCCCTTCAAAGCAACTGTGCTGGTCTGGATTCAGCTTCCAATGTGGATCTTCATGTCTATCGCTCTCCGAAATTTTAGCACAGGAGCAGGACATTCAGAAG cAGGTTTTTCTGTTCAGGAGCAGTTAACTACCGGTGGGGTCCTGTGGTTTCATGACCTCACTGCTCTGGATTCCACTTGGATTCTGCCTGTTTCCGTTGGTGTCATCAATTTATTAATAGTGGAG ATTTTTGCTCTGCAAAAACTTGGAAAGGCTCGTTTTCAGAAGTATGTTACGTACTTTGTTCGTGCACTGTCAGTGTTGATGATTCCAATCGCGGCGACAGTACCTTCAGTGA TCAATCGTCCTCTACTGGCTGTGCTCCAGCTTCATGGGCCTTTCACAGAACTTGCTGCTCCGTTCTCCTAG
- the COX18 gene encoding cytochrome c oxidase assembly protein COX18, mitochondrial isoform X1, which translates to MLCRLSVRWLRPRPALRVRVLEPSLARAPAGGAKRSALPVWAVASVSTAGPSGAGGWYEALATSAPVQGAEDVLLLAHTASGLPWWGSILLTTVALRGAVTLPLAAYQHYILAKVENLQPEIKNIARHLNQEVAVRAHQLGWSKRVARLTYLKTMRRLVSELYVRDNCHPFKATVLVWIQLPMWIFMSIALRNFSTGAGHSEAGFSVQEQLTTGGVLWFHDLTALDSTWILPVSVGVINLLIVEIFALQKLGKARFQKYVTYFVRALSVLMIPIAATVPSSIVLYWLCSSFMGLSQNLLLRSPRFRQLCRIPLTKLDSDTPYKDLLAAFHFKFISRKSRTF; encoded by the exons ATGCTGTGCCGGCTCAGCGTTAGGTGGCTGCGGCCCCGGCCTGCCCTGCGAGTCCGTGTCCTGGAGCCATCGCTCGCACGGGCCCCAGCGGGCGGCGCCAAGCGCTCCGCTCTGCCAGTGTGGGCGGTGGCATCGGTCTCCACAGCTGGCCCGAGCGGCGCGGGAGGCTGGTACGAGGCCTTGGCTACGTCGGCGCCGGTACAGGGCGCAGAGGACGTGCTGCTCTTGGCCCACACCGCCTCGGGCCTGCCCTGGTGGGGCAGCATTCTCCTCACCACCGTGGCCCTGCGCGGGGCCGTCACGCTACCCCTGGCCGCCTACCAGCACTACATCCTGGCCAAG GTGGAAAAtttgcagccagaaataaaaaacattgcACGACATCTTAACCAAGAAGTTGCAGTTCGTGCACATCAGTTGGGATGGTCCAAGAGAGTTGCCAG GCTCACTTACCTAAAGACTATGCGGAGGCTTGTTTCAGAGCTCTATGTTCGGGATAACTGCCACCCCTTCAAAGCAACTGTGCTGGTCTGGATTCAGCTTCCAATGTGGATCTTCATGTCTATCGCTCTCCGAAATTTTAGCACAGGAGCAGGACATTCAGAAG cAGGTTTTTCTGTTCAGGAGCAGTTAACTACCGGTGGGGTCCTGTGGTTTCATGACCTCACTGCTCTGGATTCCACTTGGATTCTGCCTGTTTCCGTTGGTGTCATCAATTTATTAATAGTGGAG ATTTTTGCTCTGCAAAAACTTGGAAAGGCTCGTTTTCAGAAGTATGTTACGTACTTTGTTCGTGCACTGTCAGTGTTGATGATTCCAATCGCGGCGACAGTACCTTCA TCAATCGTCCTCTACTGGCTGTGCTCCAGCTTCATGGGCCTTTCACAGAACTTGCTGCTCCGTTCTCCTAGATTTCGCCAACTCTGCAGGATCCCGTTGACCAAGTTAGATTCAGACACTCCTTATAAGGACCTCCTGGCTGCCTTTCACTTCAAGTTCATTTCAAGAAAATCACGTACTTTCTAG
- the COX18 gene encoding cytochrome c oxidase assembly protein COX18, mitochondrial isoform X2, producing the protein MLCRLSVRWLRPRPALRVRVLEPSLARAPAGGAKRSALPVWAVASVSTAGPSGAGGWYEALATSAPVQGAEDVLLLAHTASGLPWWGSILLTTVALRGAVTLPLAAYQHYILAKVENLQPEIKNIARHLNQEVAVRAHQLGWSKRVARLTYLKTMRRLVSELYVRDNCHPFKATVLVWIQLPMWIFMSIALRNFSTGAGHSEGFSVQEQLTTGGVLWFHDLTALDSTWILPVSVGVINLLIVEIFALQKLGKARFQKYVTYFVRALSVLMIPIAATVPSSIVLYWLCSSFMGLSQNLLLRSPRFRQLCRIPLTKLDSDTPYKDLLAAFHFKFISRKSRTF; encoded by the exons ATGCTGTGCCGGCTCAGCGTTAGGTGGCTGCGGCCCCGGCCTGCCCTGCGAGTCCGTGTCCTGGAGCCATCGCTCGCACGGGCCCCAGCGGGCGGCGCCAAGCGCTCCGCTCTGCCAGTGTGGGCGGTGGCATCGGTCTCCACAGCTGGCCCGAGCGGCGCGGGAGGCTGGTACGAGGCCTTGGCTACGTCGGCGCCGGTACAGGGCGCAGAGGACGTGCTGCTCTTGGCCCACACCGCCTCGGGCCTGCCCTGGTGGGGCAGCATTCTCCTCACCACCGTGGCCCTGCGCGGGGCCGTCACGCTACCCCTGGCCGCCTACCAGCACTACATCCTGGCCAAG GTGGAAAAtttgcagccagaaataaaaaacattgcACGACATCTTAACCAAGAAGTTGCAGTTCGTGCACATCAGTTGGGATGGTCCAAGAGAGTTGCCAG GCTCACTTACCTAAAGACTATGCGGAGGCTTGTTTCAGAGCTCTATGTTCGGGATAACTGCCACCCCTTCAAAGCAACTGTGCTGGTCTGGATTCAGCTTCCAATGTGGATCTTCATGTCTATCGCTCTCCGAAATTTTAGCACAGGAGCAGGACATTCAGAAG GTTTTTCTGTTCAGGAGCAGTTAACTACCGGTGGGGTCCTGTGGTTTCATGACCTCACTGCTCTGGATTCCACTTGGATTCTGCCTGTTTCCGTTGGTGTCATCAATTTATTAATAGTGGAG ATTTTTGCTCTGCAAAAACTTGGAAAGGCTCGTTTTCAGAAGTATGTTACGTACTTTGTTCGTGCACTGTCAGTGTTGATGATTCCAATCGCGGCGACAGTACCTTCA TCAATCGTCCTCTACTGGCTGTGCTCCAGCTTCATGGGCCTTTCACAGAACTTGCTGCTCCGTTCTCCTAGATTTCGCCAACTCTGCAGGATCCCGTTGACCAAGTTAGATTCAGACACTCCTTATAAGGACCTCCTGGCTGCCTTTCACTTCAAGTTCATTTCAAGAAAATCACGTACTTTCTAG